In Bordetella holmesii ATCC 51541, the following proteins share a genomic window:
- a CDS encoding integrase core domain protein, with the protein MKYAFIKAHEEQYAVRRLCAVLGVHPSGYYAWKVQPVSARGAQDKRVGALIEQCWEDSGRIYGYRKISSDLNDMGERCGKHRVARLMRQAGLRSHTGYGRRPGGRGTRPSVVAPNHLQRQFRVDAPNQVWVTDITYIRTHEGWLYLAAVLDLFSRQIVGWSMSDRMTRELAINALLAAVWRRKPEAEVLVHSDQGSQFSSHDWQDFLKAHRLRPSMSRRGNCYDNAVAESFFQLLKRERIRRKIYSTRDQARADVFDYIELFYNPRRRHSYIGQVSPVEFERRYFLMNGTV; encoded by the coding sequence GTGAAGTACGCGTTTATCAAGGCCCATGAGGAGCAATACGCTGTGCGTCGCCTATGCGCAGTTTTGGGGGTACATCCCAGCGGCTATTACGCTTGGAAGGTGCAGCCTGTGAGTGCGCGCGGGGCACAGGATAAGCGCGTCGGCGCGCTCATCGAGCAGTGCTGGGAAGACAGTGGCCGGATCTACGGTTATCGTAAGATCAGCAGTGACTTGAACGATATGGGAGAGCGGTGTGGCAAGCACCGCGTGGCCCGCTTGATGCGCCAAGCTGGCTTGCGATCACACACAGGATACGGCCGTCGTCCGGGAGGCCGAGGTACTCGTCCCAGCGTTGTTGCTCCGAACCATCTACAACGCCAGTTCCGGGTCGATGCCCCCAACCAGGTCTGGGTGACCGACATTACCTACATCCGAACACACGAAGGTTGGCTCTATCTTGCCGCGGTATTGGATCTGTTCTCGCGGCAGATCGTGGGCTGGTCCATGAGCGATCGGATGACCCGAGAACTTGCCATCAACGCATTGCTGGCTGCGGTCTGGCGTCGTAAACCAGAGGCCGAAGTACTCGTGCATTCAGACCAAGGGAGTCAGTTCAGCAGTCATGACTGGCAAGACTTCCTGAAAGCCCATCGGTTGCGCCCCAGCATGAGCAGACGAGGAAACTGCTATGACAACGCCGTTGCTGAGAGCTTCTTTCAGTTGCTCAAGCGTGAAAGAATCCGACGCAAGATCTATTCCACTCGCGACCAGGCACGCGCCGATGTGTTTGACTATATCGAGTTGTTCTACAACCCACGACGGCGCCACAGCTATATCGGCCAGGTTTCTCCGGTAGAGTTCGAACGGCGCTACTTTTTGATGAACGGGACTGTCTAA
- a CDS encoding ribonuclease, Rne/Rng family domain protein has product MTENILINVTPFETRVAIVAQGAVQELHVERSVQRGHVGNIYLGRVVRVLPGMQSAFIDIGLERAAFIHIADLRENRQERSQGVNPTPIEKLLFEGQTLMVQVIKDPLGTKGARLSTQISIAGRMLVYLPHDPHIGISQKIDSEAERTQLRERVHALVPEGEKGGFIVRTQAEGANDEELAADLEYLRKLWASVQAAARSQPAPTMLHQDLTLAQRVLRDMAGPSTGVIQVDSRSTTAALLEWGKTYTPSVLSRIRHYSGERPLFDTASVDEEIARALSRRVDLKSGGYLIVDQTEALTTVDVNTGGFVGGRNFDDTIFKTNLEAAQAIARQLRLRNLGGIVILDFIDMEDSEHRDTVLAELKKALSRDRTRMTVNGFTQLGLVEMTRKRTRDSLAHQLCEPCPMCQARGNVRTPRTVCYEILREILREARQFNPKEFRVLASQGVVDLFLEEESQHLAMLGDFVGKPISLEVEGAYSQEQYDIILI; this is encoded by the coding sequence ATGACTGAAAACATTCTGATCAACGTCACGCCTTTTGAAACCCGTGTTGCCATCGTCGCGCAGGGCGCGGTGCAGGAATTGCATGTCGAGCGCAGTGTTCAGCGCGGCCATGTGGGCAATATCTACCTGGGCCGGGTGGTTCGTGTGTTGCCAGGTATGCAGAGCGCGTTTATTGATATTGGTCTGGAACGTGCCGCCTTCATCCACATCGCCGATTTGAGAGAAAATCGGCAAGAGCGCAGCCAGGGCGTCAATCCGACCCCTATAGAGAAGCTGCTGTTCGAAGGGCAGACCTTGATGGTCCAGGTCATCAAGGATCCGCTGGGCACCAAAGGTGCCCGCCTGTCCACCCAGATCAGCATTGCCGGCCGCATGCTGGTTTATTTGCCGCATGACCCGCATATCGGGATTTCGCAGAAGATCGATTCCGAAGCCGAACGCACCCAGTTGCGCGAGCGCGTCCACGCCCTGGTGCCCGAGGGCGAGAAAGGCGGTTTCATCGTCCGTACCCAGGCCGAGGGTGCCAACGATGAAGAGCTGGCCGCGGATCTGGAGTATTTGCGCAAGCTTTGGGCCAGCGTACAGGCGGCCGCCCGCAGCCAGCCCGCCCCCACCATGTTGCACCAGGATTTGACCCTGGCGCAGCGCGTCTTGCGCGACATGGCCGGCCCCTCCACCGGCGTCATTCAGGTGGACTCACGCAGCACGACGGCGGCGCTGCTCGAGTGGGGCAAGACGTACACCCCCTCCGTGCTGTCGCGAATCCGCCATTACAGCGGCGAACGCCCCCTGTTTGACACGGCCAGCGTGGACGAGGAGATCGCTCGGGCCTTGTCACGTCGTGTCGATCTCAAATCCGGCGGCTATCTCATCGTCGACCAGACCGAAGCCCTGACGACAGTCGACGTCAACACCGGTGGCTTTGTCGGAGGGCGAAACTTCGACGACACCATTTTCAAGACCAATCTCGAAGCGGCCCAGGCCATTGCCCGGCAATTACGCCTGCGCAATCTGGGAGGGATCGTCATCCTCGATTTCATCGACATGGAAGACAGCGAGCACCGCGACACCGTGTTGGCCGAACTGAAAAAAGCCTTGTCGCGTGACCGTACTCGCATGACGGTCAATGGCTTTACGCAACTTGGCCTGGTCGAGATGACACGCAAACGCACGAGAGACTCGCTCGCCCACCAGCTATGCGAGCCCTGCCCCATGTGTCAGGCTCGTGGCAATGTGCGCACTCCCCGCACCGTCTGCTACGAGATCTTGCGCGAGATCCTGCGCGAGGCTCGGCAGTTCAACCCCAAGGAGTTCCGCGTGCTGGCCTCGCAGGGGGTGGTGGATCTGTTCCTGGAAGAGGAAAGCCAGCATCTGGCCATGTTGGGGGATTTCGTGGGCAAGCCCATCTCGCTGGAGGTCGAGGGCGCATACTCCCAGGAGCAGTACGACATCATCTTGATTTGA
- a CDS encoding diguanylate cyclase domain protein, with product MRRSKIRLLYLIVALAMLSSAVAFATALGLAYAVQREHLMAQALSANQAYAAKFAEAIDIYVGSVQRQLRSSARRLPALMQQPDALQAEASRLAELADGESVAAIADKDDKVIAYATLTPDAASNPGTLAGLEIGDRQSRDNVSAVYLTAAEKMAVALTEPIRGPAGEYLGLVGLSTLVHKDNQLSRLVGNHSRADGFYAYVVDGTGTIIAHQDPRRVGSSERHNEAVESLLRKERGARAIVNTRGELYLAGYAPVATADWGVVVQSPQTIITTPQRTLLARAALYSLPIALIIFFAVCALAYGIARPLGKLANILRSTDLAHPQPASHISSNWYFEAQQLGEAVDITLAEYRQRLSSLDAETLADPMTGLLNRRGLAREMGRLQANRQPFAALALDLDHFKRVNDTFGHAAGDEVLKALANLTRTTIRQQDCAFRVGGEEYLVLMPGADMPRAQALAERLRAAVQATHMPGGVGHVTVSIGVALWQAHGDAQVVLAHADQALYEAKRKGRNRVTAHTGGKAF from the coding sequence ATGAGACGATCGAAGATTCGATTGCTGTACCTCATCGTCGCTTTGGCGATGTTGAGTAGCGCGGTGGCTTTCGCCACTGCCCTGGGTTTGGCCTATGCGGTGCAACGCGAGCACCTCATGGCCCAAGCGCTGTCGGCCAACCAGGCTTATGCTGCAAAATTTGCCGAGGCCATCGACATATATGTGGGGTCGGTGCAGCGCCAATTGCGCTCGAGTGCCAGACGGCTTCCTGCGCTGATGCAACAGCCCGACGCACTGCAAGCCGAAGCCTCCCGGCTGGCCGAGCTAGCCGATGGCGAGTCGGTGGCTGCGATCGCAGATAAGGACGACAAGGTGATCGCCTATGCCACGCTGACGCCAGACGCCGCGAGCAACCCTGGCACACTGGCTGGCCTGGAGATCGGTGACCGACAAAGCCGCGACAACGTCTCGGCGGTCTATCTGACCGCCGCAGAGAAAATGGCGGTGGCGCTTACAGAACCTATCCGAGGCCCGGCAGGGGAATACTTAGGCCTGGTGGGTCTGTCCACCTTGGTCCACAAGGACAACCAACTCAGCCGGCTGGTTGGCAACCACTCGCGCGCGGACGGGTTCTATGCCTATGTCGTCGACGGCACCGGCACGATCATTGCCCACCAGGATCCCCGCCGGGTGGGCAGCAGCGAGCGCCACAACGAGGCGGTCGAGTCTCTTTTACGTAAAGAGCGAGGTGCGCGAGCCATCGTGAACACGCGCGGCGAGCTGTACCTGGCCGGTTACGCGCCGGTGGCCACTGCCGACTGGGGCGTGGTAGTCCAAAGCCCGCAAACCATCATTACCACGCCGCAACGCACGCTGCTGGCCCGCGCAGCGCTGTATTCGCTACCCATTGCGCTGATCATCTTTTTTGCGGTCTGTGCACTGGCCTACGGTATTGCCCGCCCCCTGGGTAAACTGGCCAATATTCTGCGCAGCACCGACCTGGCCCATCCTCAGCCTGCCAGCCATATAAGCTCTAATTGGTATTTCGAGGCGCAGCAATTGGGCGAAGCTGTGGACATTACGCTGGCCGAATACCGTCAGCGCCTGTCCTCGCTGGATGCCGAAACGCTTGCCGACCCCATGACCGGGCTGTTGAACCGTCGCGGCCTGGCGCGCGAGATGGGCCGCCTGCAGGCGAACAGGCAACCCTTTGCGGCCCTGGCGCTGGATCTGGATCACTTCAAGCGCGTCAACGATACCTTCGGTCATGCTGCGGGCGACGAAGTACTCAAGGCGCTGGCCAACCTGACGCGTACCACAATACGGCAGCAAGACTGTGCCTTTCGCGTTGGAGGCGAAGAATACCTCGTGTTGATGCCCGGCGCCGACATGCCCCGTGCACAGGCGCTTGCCGAACGCCTGCGCGCTGCCGTGCAGGCCACGCATATGCCTGGTGGCGTAGGTCACGTCACCGTGTCCATCGGCGTGGCGTTGTGGCAGGCGCACGGCGACGCACAGGTTGTATTGGCCCACGCTGATCAGGCGCTTTACGAAGCCAAGCGCAAGGGCCGCAACAGAGTGACCGCCCACACAGGCGGAAAGGCGTTCTAG
- a CDS encoding integrase core domain protein, translating into MTERSMGVTRACGLVGISRSLFAYESTRSGDAALTERMKEMAVAKRRYGYRRIHVLLRREGWQANHKRIWRLYSLAGLSVRKRKRKRIAATERVVRPAAIAPNQSWSMDFVADGLAYGRRFRCLTIVDDYTRECLAIEVDTSLPGLRVAMVLQRLAEMRGLPRSITVDNGPEFAGRALDAWAYQAGVKLSFIRPGKPVENAYIESFNGKFRDECLNEHWFLSLRQAKSLIENWRVEYNTDRPHSALGYLTPAQFVQAHQKEGLLPLGSMSVPY; encoded by the coding sequence ATGACCGAGCGCAGCATGGGTGTTACCCGGGCCTGTGGGCTGGTAGGAATTTCGCGGTCGCTGTTTGCCTACGAGAGCACACGCTCAGGCGATGCTGCGCTGACCGAGCGCATGAAAGAGATGGCAGTGGCGAAACGACGCTACGGCTATCGGAGGATCCATGTGCTCTTACGTCGCGAAGGCTGGCAAGCAAATCACAAGCGAATCTGGCGGCTGTACAGTCTGGCAGGGTTAAGCGTGCGAAAACGAAAGCGTAAGCGAATCGCGGCGACCGAGCGCGTGGTTCGCCCAGCGGCAATCGCGCCGAATCAGAGTTGGTCAATGGACTTTGTGGCCGACGGCCTAGCCTATGGCCGCCGATTCCGCTGTTTGACTATCGTCGATGACTACACTCGCGAATGCCTGGCCATCGAGGTCGATACGTCGTTGCCGGGACTGCGTGTTGCCATGGTGCTGCAACGGCTGGCGGAGATGCGTGGCCTGCCGCGATCTATTACCGTGGACAACGGGCCAGAGTTCGCCGGAAGAGCCTTGGACGCCTGGGCCTACCAAGCAGGCGTAAAGCTGTCGTTTATTCGGCCGGGTAAGCCGGTGGAGAACGCTTATATCGAAAGTTTCAACGGCAAGTTCCGCGACGAATGCCTTAACGAGCACTGGTTCTTGTCCCTGCGACAGGCTAAAAGCTTGATCGAAAACTGGCGAGTCGAGTACAACACCGATCGGCCTCACAGCGCGCTCGGATATTTAACGCCGGCGCAATTCGTGCAGGCTCATCAGAAAGAAGGTCTTTTACCCCTGGGCTCTATGTCGGTGCCGTACTAA
- a CDS encoding transposase family protein, whose translation MAKYGREVIDRVRVDQANQLRHDKPARRVIKSSRWLLLRNRKNLDPCQSVKLDELLQANQPLLTAYLMRDELKQLWFYQHPGYARQAWDHWLQQAQGSGIAALAHFALKLKAYLHGILSRCRHRLNTSIVEGINNTIKVIKRRAYGYRDQEYFFLKIRSAFPGIPR comes from the coding sequence GTGGCCAAGTACGGCCGTGAAGTGATAGACCGGGTGCGTGTAGACCAAGCGAACCAGTTGCGGCACGACAAGCCGGCCCGCCGGGTGATCAAGTCCAGTCGCTGGCTACTGCTGCGCAATCGCAAAAACCTCGATCCGTGCCAATCGGTAAAGTTGGACGAGTTGCTCCAGGCCAACCAGCCCTTGCTCACCGCTTATCTGATGCGCGATGAGCTCAAACAGCTGTGGTTCTACCAACACCCCGGCTACGCCCGCCAGGCATGGGATCACTGGCTGCAACAGGCTCAGGGCAGCGGCATCGCCGCCTTGGCTCACTTCGCGCTCAAGCTAAAAGCCTATCTGCACGGGATTCTGTCTCGCTGTCGCCACCGGCTCAACACCAGCATCGTCGAGGGCATCAACAACACCATCAAAGTCATCAAGCGCCGCGCCTACGGCTACCGCGATCAGGAGTACTTCTTCCTCAAGATCCGGTCTGCATTCCCCGGTATTCCTCGATGA
- a CDS encoding eamA-like transporter family protein, with protein sequence MTRQRALVYIHVAAVLFGLTGVFGELIQAGAAVITLGRALFAVASLAFFARVQRRSLLGVLTPVQLFVLVISGALLAGHWVTFFISVKVGGIAIATLGFASFPAFITLLEGVLFREKVRAAEWMVLALVTAGLVLVTPSFDWADQGTVGLAWGLLSGLSFALLALSNRRAASGMDPMQVSCWQNAIVSLIVLPFAVDQLPTLAAIDWMWLALLGVFCTGLSHFLFVSSLTKLNARSAGLVIALEPVYAIAFAWILFAQQPSVRMLGGAALIVAAIVWSGLRKPGA encoded by the coding sequence ATGACTCGCCAGCGTGCCCTTGTATATATCCATGTAGCCGCGGTGCTCTTCGGCCTGACCGGGGTCTTCGGCGAACTCATCCAGGCCGGCGCTGCGGTCATCACCCTGGGCCGCGCACTGTTCGCCGTCGCCTCTCTGGCTTTTTTTGCACGGGTGCAGCGCCGCAGCCTGCTCGGCGTGCTGACCCCGGTCCAGTTGTTCGTACTGGTGATTTCCGGCGCACTGCTGGCCGGCCATTGGGTCACCTTCTTCATTTCGGTCAAGGTCGGTGGCATTGCTATTGCCACTCTGGGCTTTGCCAGCTTTCCTGCCTTCATCACCTTGCTAGAGGGCGTGCTGTTTCGCGAAAAAGTCCGTGCGGCCGAATGGATGGTGCTCGCGCTGGTGACTGCCGGCTTGGTGCTGGTCACCCCCTCTTTCGACTGGGCCGACCAAGGCACCGTGGGCCTGGCCTGGGGGCTGCTGTCGGGCTTGTCGTTCGCGCTACTGGCGTTAAGCAACCGTCGCGCCGCCTCGGGCATGGATCCCATGCAAGTATCCTGCTGGCAAAACGCCATCGTCTCGCTCATCGTTCTGCCCTTTGCGGTCGATCAATTGCCCACTCTGGCGGCGATAGACTGGATGTGGCTCGCCTTGCTGGGGGTGTTCTGCACAGGCTTGTCGCACTTCCTGTTTGTCTCCTCGCTCACGAAGCTCAATGCCCGTAGCGCCGGCCTGGTCATCGCGCTTGAGCCGGTTTATGCCATCGCCTTCGCCTGGATATTGTTCGCCCAGCAACCCAGTGTGCGCATGTTGGGTGGCGCCGCCCTGATCGTGGCGGCCATCGTGTGGTCCGGCCTACGCAAACCCGGAGCGTGA
- a CDS encoding putative multiple antibiotic resistance protein, whose protein sequence is MNPAKPDPAAPSNVHYRADTVTASEDNCGFLIKLVHQSLNRMLDQEMAPLDLTAMQWRPWRSSSAAAPIRPPSWHASSAWTRAR, encoded by the coding sequence ATGAATCCCGCCAAGCCTGATCCTGCCGCCCCCAGCAATGTCCATTACCGTGCCGACACGGTCACCGCCAGCGAGGACAACTGCGGGTTTTTGATCAAGCTGGTGCACCAATCGCTCAACCGCATGCTCGACCAGGAGATGGCGCCGCTGGATCTGACGGCCATGCAATGGCGGCCCTGGCGCTCATCGAGCGCGGCCGCGCCGATACGTCCGCCGAGCTGGCACGCATCATCGGCGTGGACACGGGCGCGATGA
- a CDS encoding marR family protein, translating to MTRTLDRLELKGLLRRMRSNEDRRVIKLELTDSGLAKARQIPTYIAKALNTHLRGFSPEEVLQLRHLLNRMLANGSQQGCS from the coding sequence ATGACCCGCACACTGGACCGACTGGAGCTCAAAGGCCTGCTGCGGCGGATGCGCAGCAACGAAGACCGCCGCGTGATCAAGCTAGAGCTTACCGATAGCGGCCTGGCCAAGGCGCGCCAGATTCCGACCTACATCGCCAAGGCGCTCAATACGCACCTGCGCGGCTTCAGCCCCGAAGAGGTGTTGCAGTTGCGCCACCTGCTCAACCGCATGCTGGCCAACGGTTCGCAGCAAGGCTGCTCTTGA
- a CDS encoding efflux transporter, outer membrane factor (OMF) lipo, NodT family protein — protein sequence MKRLLSTALVLALTGCALMDPASKPVAELEPTQLGLADSSPLWPTTQWWQRYGDPQLDQLVDAALHSNPTLTAALARLAQANASVAGARAPLMPRVDANYNLTREHLSGNYQYPAPLGGSVVSDNRMALDFSYELDFWGKNRSRLQAAVSRRDAAQADAQAARTMLARSVVRSYLNLQNAFAQRDVIKRVIAQRDDVWKLTQDRRQAGLDTAVEVKQAESAAAAARVDLTQVETTIAQLRNQLAALTASSAAQMQSITAVVLQAPDGILPHALPLELLGRRPDVVAARWRAQAARHEIDSAKAEFYPNVNIAAFAGFQALGTNMLFDRFSRTTGVGPAITLPIFHGGELNANLASSRADADLAVSDYNQTVLTAVQQVGDALDALRLIDREKTERRQASQAIEDAYDLAVRRYRSGLGNYLSVLLAQDGVLAQARLLTDLQYRAYQLDADLAYALGGGYTPDASNQPSSSH from the coding sequence ATGAAACGCCTACTTTCCACCGCCTTGGTGCTCGCCTTGACGGGCTGCGCGCTGATGGACCCGGCCTCCAAGCCAGTGGCTGAACTGGAACCGACCCAATTGGGTCTGGCCGACTCCTCGCCCCTGTGGCCCACCACCCAATGGTGGCAACGCTATGGCGATCCGCAGTTGGACCAGTTGGTCGATGCGGCCTTGCACAGCAACCCCACGTTGACCGCTGCCCTGGCCCGGCTGGCGCAGGCCAATGCGTCCGTGGCGGGCGCGCGCGCTCCTCTGATGCCACGGGTCGACGCCAACTACAACCTGACCCGGGAGCACTTGTCCGGCAACTACCAGTATCCCGCGCCGCTGGGCGGCTCGGTTGTGTCGGATAACCGTATGGCGCTGGACTTCAGCTACGAGCTGGATTTCTGGGGCAAGAACCGCTCGCGCCTGCAAGCGGCCGTATCGCGGCGCGATGCCGCGCAGGCCGATGCCCAGGCGGCCCGCACGATGCTGGCCCGCTCCGTCGTGCGCAGCTATCTGAACCTGCAGAATGCCTTTGCCCAGCGCGACGTCATCAAGCGCGTCATCGCGCAACGCGACGACGTCTGGAAACTGACACAGGATCGCCGGCAAGCCGGCCTGGATACCGCCGTCGAGGTCAAACAGGCCGAGTCAGCCGCCGCGGCAGCCCGAGTGGACCTGACTCAGGTCGAGACGACGATCGCTCAACTGCGCAACCAACTCGCCGCGCTGACCGCCTCCAGCGCAGCTCAGATGCAATCCATCACCGCTGTCGTGCTGCAGGCCCCAGACGGCATCCTGCCTCACGCCCTGCCACTGGAGCTGCTGGGGCGCCGGCCCGATGTGGTGGCGGCCCGCTGGCGCGCTCAGGCCGCGCGCCACGAAATCGACAGTGCCAAAGCAGAGTTTTATCCCAATGTGAACATCGCAGCCTTTGCAGGCTTTCAGGCGCTGGGCACCAACATGCTGTTTGACCGCTTCAGCCGCACGACGGGCGTCGGCCCGGCCATCACGTTGCCGATCTTTCACGGCGGCGAACTCAACGCCAACCTGGCGAGCAGCCGCGCAGACGCCGATCTTGCCGTGTCCGACTACAACCAGACCGTACTGACCGCCGTACAACAGGTGGGCGACGCGCTGGATGCATTACGCCTGATCGACCGTGAAAAAACCGAACGCCGCCAGGCCAGTCAGGCCATCGAAGATGCCTACGATCTGGCCGTGCGGCGCTACCGCAGCGGCCTGGGCAACTACCTCTCGGTATTGCTGGCCCAGGACGGAGTCCTGGCCCAGGCGCGTCTACTGACGGACCTGCAGTACCGCGCGTATCAGCTCGATGCCGACTTAGCCTACGCCTTGGGCGGCGGCTACACGCCCGATGCCAGCAATCAACCTTCCTCTTCTCACTGA
- a CDS encoding efflux transporter, RND family, MFP subunit, which yields MNTPTTHPARKRLLLIATGAFIVLALLYGAWWALYGSHFESTDDAYVHGNLVQITPQVPGTVVAIETDDTDMVKAGEPLVRLDPADTDVALQQAEAKLAQIVRQVRTFYVQNDSLAADVDVRQADIGRAQADLNRAQSDLKRRQALAASGGVSGEEILHAETTLKTAQAGLAQARAALASAQAKQVTNQALTQGTSVENHPDVRQAAANLRNAWLASSRTVLPAPVDGMIARRSVQVGQRVAPGSVLMTVVPLDQVWVEANFKEGQLRHMRIGQPVTMTADLYGSSVKYHGKVIGMDAGTGSAFALLPAQNATGNWIKVVQRVPVRIALDPEDLKKHPLRVGLSMDVEVDVGKDDGPALTAARSEPAWSTRAFDAAHGEVDALIAKIIKDNLQS from the coding sequence ATGAACACCCCCACTACCCATCCCGCTCGCAAGCGCCTGCTCCTGATCGCAACCGGCGCCTTTATCGTCCTGGCACTGCTCTACGGTGCCTGGTGGGCGCTCTACGGCTCGCATTTCGAGAGTACGGACGACGCCTATGTACACGGCAACCTCGTCCAAATCACTCCGCAGGTGCCAGGCACCGTGGTAGCGATCGAGACGGATGACACCGATATGGTCAAGGCAGGCGAGCCACTGGTGCGCCTGGACCCGGCCGACACCGATGTCGCCTTGCAGCAGGCTGAAGCCAAACTCGCCCAGATCGTCCGCCAAGTGCGCACGTTCTATGTCCAGAACGACAGCCTGGCCGCTGACGTGGACGTGCGCCAGGCCGACATCGGCCGTGCCCAGGCCGATCTCAACCGCGCGCAAAGCGACCTCAAACGCCGCCAGGCACTGGCTGCCTCCGGAGGCGTGAGCGGCGAGGAAATCCTCCACGCAGAAACCACACTCAAGACCGCCCAGGCCGGCCTGGCGCAGGCCCGAGCGGCCCTGGCATCGGCGCAGGCCAAGCAAGTCACCAATCAGGCGCTGACCCAGGGCACGTCGGTAGAGAACCACCCCGACGTGCGGCAGGCCGCAGCCAATCTGCGCAATGCCTGGCTGGCCAGCTCGCGCACGGTGCTGCCCGCACCGGTCGACGGCATGATCGCCCGGCGCAGCGTGCAAGTCGGTCAGCGCGTGGCACCCGGGTCGGTTCTGATGACCGTGGTGCCCCTGGATCAGGTCTGGGTCGAAGCCAACTTCAAGGAAGGGCAGTTGCGCCATATGCGTATCGGCCAACCGGTGACGATGACTGCGGACCTGTATGGCAGCTCGGTCAAGTATCACGGCAAGGTTATCGGCATGGACGCTGGCACCGGCAGCGCTTTCGCCTTGCTGCCCGCCCAGAATGCCACCGGCAACTGGATCAAGGTGGTGCAGCGCGTGCCCGTACGCATTGCCCTGGATCCGGAAGATCTCAAAAAGCATCCGCTGCGGGTCGGCCTGTCCATGGATGTCGAGGTCGACGTGGGCAAGGACGACGGCCCCGCCTTGACGGCGGCGCGCTCGGAGCCGGCCTGGTCAACGCGCGCCTTCGATGCCGCCCACGGCGAAGTTGACGCCCTCATTGCCAAGATCATCAAAGACAACCTTCAATCATGA